AGAGGCGGGGTGATACTCGACGGCTCGCGCGACGTGATGCACCATCAAGAGGGCAATTTCCTCGCCAACGGAACCCGACAGTTCCCGTTGTATTTTGCCACCCGACCACTCTTCGAACAAGTAGTTCGACGACGCGTTGCCGACCTCGACGCCGTCACGTTTCGATCGCGGTGTCAGTGGACCGATTACATCGTCGATGAATCCGCAACGACCGTGATGGGAGTCGCTGTCACTGCAGCGGAAGGTCACTCGGAGGAACTGGGTGCTGATCTGGTCGTCGATGCGACCGGTCGGACGTCTAGGACACCGACGTGGCTGCGGGCGCACGACTATGACCCGCCGAAAACCGACGAAGTCCGCGTCGATATGGCCTACAGTACGGCGCACATCGAACGGCCCGTCAACGACCGGCAAATGATCCTGGCGGCCCCATCGCCCGAACTCAGCCGTGGCGGTTCGACATTTCCGGTTGAAGACGGTGGACGGCTCGTGACCTTGTTCGGCCTGCACGGCAATCATCCGCCGACGGACGAGGAAGGACTGATCGAGTTCGCAGCGGACCTTCCCGTCCCGCATTTCGAACGGCTTCTCGACACGCGGACGTGGCTATCCGAGGATATCGCACACTACCCGTTCCCGACCAGTATCCGCCGGCGCTACGAGGATCTAAAGCGGTTTCCGGAGGGTCTGCTCGTCGTGGGTGATGCACTCGCCAGTTTCAATCCAATCTACGGACAGGGGATGTCGGTGGCGGCCTTGGAGGCGTTGGTGCTGCATCACGCGCTCGCGGACGGGAGCTGCGAGGATCTTGCCCGACGCTTTTTCGATAGGACCAAAGACATCATCGACGTCGCCTGGACGTTGTCCGTCGGCGGGGACTTCACATTCCCGCAAACCGAGGGCCCGAAGCCTCGCGGTACCGATCTGACCAACAGGTACATCTCCCACCTGTTGCGTGGGGCCCACGACGACCGCGTACTCCGAGAAGTGTTCGTCAAAGTGCTCATGATGGAACAGCCCCCGACGACACTATTCTCCCCTCGCATCCTGTGGCGCGTCCTCAACCCGAAGATATGAGCGGAGCTACATTCGCGCCTTGTATTCAGTAACTGCTGAGCGTTCTGCCTGAATGCTATCATCACACTCGTAGGTTTCGTGTATCTAAACGGCTTCCCCGTTGATTACCGAGGGGATATCGGTGTACCACGTTCCAGCAGCATCCTCGTCGACATCAATGACCGGGTTGTGGAGCATATGGTGGGAGAATCTCATCTTCTCCCGCTGTTCATAGGTAACAGCTCCGTGTAATCGTCCCTGATTATAAGAGGCGATCAAGACAGGGATTCCTCTTTGTGCCACCGCTGCATGTGCTCGGCGTGGGTTTCGAGATACGCACCGGTTTTGAAATGCGCGTCGTAGTAGTCCGTGTCAATATGGTGTGCCTGGACACAACCGGGTAGCACCATCGTCGGCACTGTCCCCGGGAACTTCCCGTATTTGTCGTAGACGTACTGGGCGATCTCCCCGAGGCACTCGACCGTCTCTTCGTCGTACGGCTCGATCGAGCGCTTCACAGCATCGCTGTCCTTCCACGGACCGGATGTCGATGGGTCGTAGGTGCCACCCGGACCGAACTTCCGTTCGACGAGTTCGTCGACCGCCGCGTGCATGTCCGGGTAGTACGGCGGACAGAGTCCCTCAAACCGGTCGTCGAGGCCCACTGGGTTTGGTGCAGTCCAGTCCTCATTGTCGACGAATCGGAACCCAAGCCCGTCGAGATCGTCGCGCATCGGAGCGCCAAACAGGCTCAGCTCGTTGATCCCGGCGAAGTACAACCCGCCTAGTCCCATCGCCTGCATGGTAAGTACCATGTTGTGTGCCATGAAGGCTAACTCAGCACAGTTCTGTTCCCAGGTGGCGCGTTCGAGGAAGGACAGCGGAAACGCCTTATCGGCGTCCAACAACCCTGACTCGATGTACGGCTCGAGGTCGCCGGCCTGATTACCGAGGCCATCATCCATGATCACGTAGCCGTTCTCGACGAACAGACAGAGGAGCGCCAGCATCTCTTCGCTGGCGTCACCGACGGGCATGAACAGCGTTGACCCCGGCGTGTTTGTCCACCAGTGGTTCGGTTCGAGGATGTGGCCGGACTCGGCGGGGATGTCCACTCGCTCGTCGGCGAGTTTCTCAGTGTGCGCTCTGGCCACTGCCATAATGCGTTCGACGTCGTCTTCGAGGTCCATTGCCTCGCGGAGCCGGTTCGGTTCGACGTTTCGAGTGTTCGTCAGGTACGTGCCGTCGTCGTCCGTATAAAACAGGACCGGGGTGCCAATCCCAGCCGCCGTCGGTGCTGTTCGACCGGTCAACCGGACCGAGAAGTCGGTGTGCTCGTCCGGCCGATGCGGGCCGAACGGAATCCCGTAGTGCCACCCGCTCACCCCGGTCCCAGCGGTGACGAGGACCGATTGCTCGAGGTCGGATAATGGAAGGGGGTCAGCGTCAGATTCGAATGCCAGCGGCCCCGAGAGGATTGACAAACCAAGACCGAACCGGCGAGATCGTCGCCCGAAAATGGCCTGAAACAGTGGATACTCGAGCAGTTCGGTAAGGGGTTGTGTGGTGTTAGGCATGGTGACTCCTCGATGTGTTAATAACACCTCGATTGTGATGAGAAATCCTGAAGGTCTATCGACGTTCTGTCTGCCATGGGCTGGTTGACCCACAGTCTACCACGTGAACCAGTCACATAACGTCACCTCGTGAACCATCTGCAGGAGTTGAACAGGATGCACTATTTAACCAAGGAACTAGTGTGCTAGCGTCGGTCCGCTAGTGAACGATATGCGCGCTGTATTCAGCACGCCCGCAGAAATCTATCACTGATTGAGGGTTTCAACAGAGCTCACGTTGTTTGAGTTGTAGGTCCGAGTAGATCGTGACGGGTGGAGGATGCACCGGCTTGATCCGGAGTCGGGAGGGTTCGAGACCGACTATGGGACTTCAACTGATGCGGTAGCGCGGAGTCCCCTTCCTCAAGCGCGAGCGAAGCGAGCGGTAGGGAGGGGAGGAGCGCGTTCGTATAGGTCACAAACACCAGCCTATAAGTAGCAACACACCTACATTGAAACTGTGGCAGACGACTACGTGCGTCGAACGGCAATCACTCGTCTCGAAGTCACTGACGAGCAACGCGATCCCCTCAAAGAGACAATCTCCGAGTGGAAGCGTGGTTGCCAACTCGCCACGGACATGGCGTGGGGCAAGTGCAACGCCAAGAGCGACGTACAGCCCCTCGCCTACGACGACGTGCGCGAACACACCGACCTCGGCAGTCAGCACGCGATTCTCGCCACCCACCAAGCCGCACAAGCCATCACCGGCTGTCTCGAACGCCGCTCGAAAGGCAAGAAGGTGAGCAAGCCCACCTTCACCGCACCCACGGTGAAGTACGACACCCGGACCATGACGCTGTTCGATGACGATACGGTGTCGCTCTCCACAACGGAGAGTCGCGTCCGGTGTCCACTCGCCCTGCCCGACGCCAACAATGGCTACCAACGGCAGTACCTCGACTCAGACACGTGGAGCGTCACTGAAAGTACGCTCACCGCCCGTGACGGCGACTACTTCTTACATATCGGCTTCCGCAGACACAAGAACGATGCTGAGAGGAACACCGCCGAGGACGGAACGGTCCTCGGGGTTGACCTCGGTATCGAAAACCTTGCCGTCACAAGTACCGCTTACTTCTTCAGCGGGCGGGAGTTAACCCACACCCTTCGCGAGTTTGAGAAGGTACGCGCCGGACTCCAACAGACCGGGACACGAAATGCCCACCGAACGCTCAAACAGTCGAGTGGCCGCGAACTTCGCTACGTCCGCGATGTGCTTCACCGGGCGTCGAACGCCATCGTCGCGGAAGCACTCTGCTACGACTGTGACGTGATTGCGTTCGAGGACCTAACCCACATCCGCGACCGAACCGGCGCATCGTGGGGGCACAAGTGGGCGTTCCGAACGCTCTACGAACAGGTGGAGTACAAGGGCGAAGCGGAAGGCATTTCGGTGAAACAGGCCGGTTCGGCGTACACGTCGAAGCGGTGTGCCGAGTGTGGATTCACGGCGAATGAGAATCGTCCGACTCGCAACGATTTCCAGTGTGTGAAGTGCGGGTCGGAAGCGAACGCGGATTACAACGCGGCGAAGAATATCGGTATGCGGTATGTCCGTCGGGGCCAACAGTCGTCTCGGCGGACGGGCAACAGTCAGCTTGCCCTGAAGTCTGGAACGGTGACGCCGAGCGGCGGATTTACCGCCCACCCGGATGGGTTCGAGGCCGAGTTCATGGACAAGCCCCACCCTCGACGAGCGAACCCCTCAGGGTGAGCGAAGTAGGGTGGGGTCGTTGACCAGCTACAGATGAGCATACTCCCAAAAGTGGCAAATAAGGACACATTTAACCAGATTTATATCAAACAGATGGCTCTCCACGCATAGGGGATTTATCAACCTCCCTAAGAGAAGACGTAGGTTCTGACACACCACTGCGCTCCCTCTCAGGTCTGACACACCACCTTTTGAGGTGCTTACCAGCGAGCGATTGCTGGCGGGCGTCACTCGCCACTACTGAGTAGTCGCTTTTCGAGTATTAGTGATATGGCTAACTGTTTAGGGACTATGAGACACGTTAGAAGTGTACATTCTCGTTTATGAATAAAGTGGTCTCGACGCGTTCGACGATAGTCGATTCTCTGGGTTATACTGAACTGTGGCTCTGTTGAAGCCCTCAATCGATGACAGATGAGAGGAGCTGTTTAGCAAAAGGATTGTCTGCAAGCGAGACTGATACCCTCCGGCAGTACACCTACCACCGTAGGTGCCATAGGGAAACCCAGTATGAGTGTCATTGTTGAGTTCACCGTCGCTGACGAGGAATTCATCCTCGGTCAGGTGCTTTCTGATCCGCCCGGTATGCACATCGAACTCGAACGGATCGTCCCGACCGGCTCGTCGGTCATCCCGTTCCTCTGGGTGCGGGGGGAAAACTACCAGGCGTTCGAAGATCGGGTCCAGGGGAGCGAGCGCGTCGCCGAACTCGTCGTTCTCGACCAGTTGGACGACGAGGTGCTGTACCGCGTTGAGTGGACAGACGAACCACACAGTCTATTGGAGGGTATCAATCAAACTGGAGGCGTAATCCTTGAAGCGAATGGCAACAGAGGGTGGGAGTTCCGGCTCCGGTTCCCGAACCATGACGCCCTCTCACAATTTTACAATTTCTGTACCGAGCACGACATAACCATCCATATCGACCGAAGCTATACCCTCACCGAGCGAAGCGATATCGGACACCAGTTCGGCCTTTCGCAGCAACAACGGGAAGCACTCGTTCTGGGGCTTCGGCGTGGGTACTTCGATACACCGAGCCAAGTCTCGCTGAACGAACTGGCCGAGGAACTCGGGATTTCTCAACAGGCCATTTCGAGCCGGATTCGTCGGGGGTCGAAGCAAGTGTTATCCGAAGCCTTGCTCACCTCAGCGGTGGAATCGGACTGATGATTCACGAGAGGATTTAAAAGAGTGGTTTGGACAACAAACGGCCTTACTCGGAGTGGTCTGATACCATTTAGTGACGCGATGACCACCTCACCAAACGAGGCGAACGGAGAACTAACAATGATAGACCGATTGTACTCCGTGTTAGCGAACGAGGATCGTCGGGCGGTGCTCGACTACTTCGACGGCACTCCCGGGGAGACGGCGTCGCTTGAGGACCTCGCGGACTACCTCGTTGACCGTCGTGATGGAGAGGACGCTCGGTCGCATGAGCGTACCCTGGTACGACTCCACCACGTCGACTTACCGAAGCTGGCGGCTGCCGGCATCATCGATTACGACGCTCGGACCCACACAATCAGCTACCGTGGGCATCCCAGAGTGGAAAAGATCGAAGAGCTATAGGGGGGTGTCACCGAGACGGTCCAAAGAGAGGTATGAAGCTAGTCATGTGTCTGGCCTGTGGTGAATTCATACAGTCGAGGAACCAAGACGGCGAGTTAGTCTCTCTTCAAGACTAAT
This genomic stretch from Haloprofundus salilacus harbors:
- a CDS encoding NAD(P)/FAD-dependent oxidoreductase, whose product is MILDGSRDVMHHQEGNFLANGTRQFPLYFATRPLFEQVVRRRVADLDAVTFRSRCQWTDYIVDESATTVMGVAVTAAEGHSEELGADLVVDATGRTSRTPTWLRAHDYDPPKTDEVRVDMAYSTAHIERPVNDRQMILAAPSPELSRGGSTFPVEDGGRLVTLFGLHGNHPPTDEEGLIEFAADLPVPHFERLLDTRTWLSEDIAHYPFPTSIRRRYEDLKRFPEGLLVVGDALASFNPIYGQGMSVAALEALVLHHALADGSCEDLARRFFDRTKDIIDVAWTLSVGGDFTFPQTEGPKPRGTDLTNRYISHLLRGAHDDRVLREVFVKVLMMEQPPTTLFSPRILWRVLNPKI
- a CDS encoding RNA-guided endonuclease InsQ/TnpB family protein — its product is MADDYVRRTAITRLEVTDEQRDPLKETISEWKRGCQLATDMAWGKCNAKSDVQPLAYDDVREHTDLGSQHAILATHQAAQAITGCLERRSKGKKVSKPTFTAPTVKYDTRTMTLFDDDTVSLSTTESRVRCPLALPDANNGYQRQYLDSDTWSVTESTLTARDGDYFLHIGFRRHKNDAERNTAEDGTVLGVDLGIENLAVTSTAYFFSGRELTHTLREFEKVRAGLQQTGTRNAHRTLKQSSGRELRYVRDVLHRASNAIVAEALCYDCDVIAFEDLTHIRDRTGASWGHKWAFRTLYEQVEYKGEAEGISVKQAGSAYTSKRCAECGFTANENRPTRNDFQCVKCGSEANADYNAAKNIGMRYVRRGQQSSRRTGNSQLALKSGTVTPSGGFTAHPDGFEAEFMDKPHPRRANPSG
- a CDS encoding bacterio-opsin activator domain-containing protein yields the protein MSVIVEFTVADEEFILGQVLSDPPGMHIELERIVPTGSSVIPFLWVRGENYQAFEDRVQGSERVAELVVLDQLDDEVLYRVEWTDEPHSLLEGINQTGGVILEANGNRGWEFRLRFPNHDALSQFYNFCTEHDITIHIDRSYTLTERSDIGHQFGLSQQQREALVLGLRRGYFDTPSQVSLNELAEELGISQQAISSRIRRGSKQVLSEALLTSAVESD
- a CDS encoding DUF7344 domain-containing protein; protein product: MIDRLYSVLANEDRRAVLDYFDGTPGETASLEDLADYLVDRRDGEDARSHERTLVRLHHVDLPKLAAAGIIDYDARTHTISYRGHPRVEKIEEL